A stretch of the Lactuca sativa cultivar Salinas chromosome 9, Lsat_Salinas_v11, whole genome shotgun sequence genome encodes the following:
- the LOC128129110 gene encoding uncharacterized protein LOC128129110, with protein sequence MPPRRNPRRNNETEAPTPPLPPPPQFDAAMFQAAVTTALAAALSHINTPGASGSGAGPRPSNLVEGHEHSRECTFKDFSNAKPRTFNGTGGVMVLRQWVEKIEAVFEICSFTFFDTALTWWNGHVKSLTLIVANTISWENLKTMLMREYCPRGEIQKLEQEIWGLTMAGVDITTYTNRFCDLAILCPEMIAPESKKIERYIWGLSPQIQASVIASKPVTFDNAKEMAQSLIDHGNCQNSVCRNCNRKGHTARFCRTPPQPLNQVPVAGVNRACYQCGDVGHFKRDCPKAGNVGRVGRILALGHEEAVADPAVVMGTFFLNNTYACILFDCGAERSFVSHNFKHLLNQNSQPLNKTFTVEMANGKSELPTTK encoded by the exons atgcctcctcgtaggaATCCAAGACGTAACAATGAAACGGAAGCACCGACGCCACCTCTACCACCACCCCCTCAATTCgatgctgccatgttccaagcggCAGTCACGACAGCTTTAGCGGCTGCCTTATCTCATATCAATACTCCTGGTGCTAGTGGGTCGGGAGCTGGTCCACGTCCTTCTAACCTTGTCGAGGGTCATGAGCACTCGAGAGAGTGCACTTTTAAGGACTTCTCGAATGCCAAACCCAGGacctttaatggaactggaggaGTGATGGTTTTAAGGCAGTGGGTTGAGAAGAtagaagcagtctttgaaatatgctcctTTACTTTCTTTGACACGGccttaacatggtggaatggccatgttaagtcactaacttTGATAGTGGCTAATACTATAAGCTGGGAGAACCTAAAAACCATGTTGATGCGGGAATACTGCCCGCGAGGGGAAATTCAGAAACTGGAACAAGAAATCTGGGGTCTTACCATGGCCGGTGTAGACATAACAACTTACACGAATAGGTTCTGTGACTTGGCGATTCTGTGTCCGGAGATGATTGCTCCggagagcaaaaagattgaaaggtatatttggggatTGTCACCCCAGATACAAGCAAGTGTCATTGCATCTAAACCTGTCACTTTTGACAATGCCAAGGAAATGGCACAGTCACTTATTGACCACGGAAACTGTCAAAACTCTGTG TGtcgtaactgcaacaggaaagggcatactgccCGATTCTGTCGAACACCGCCTCAACCCCTTAACCAAGTACCTGTCGCTGGAGTAAATCGAGCATGCTACCAATGCGGTGATGTGgggcatttcaagagagattgtccaaaAGCTGGAAATGTCGGTAGGGTTGGGAGAATTCTAGCACTAGGTCACGAAGAAGCGGTGGCAGACCCTGCAGTGGTCATGGGTACGTTCTTTctcaacaatacttatgcatgcattctttttgattgTGGTGCCGAGAGGAGCTTCGTGAGCCATAACTTTAAACATCTACTAAATCAGAACTCCCAACCACTAAATAAAACTTTCacagtggaaatggctaatgggaaatcAGAACTCCCAACCACTAAATAA